In Microbacterium lushaniae, the following are encoded in one genomic region:
- a CDS encoding DUF4188 domain-containing protein, with protein MTRIMQGRMTHRHEGELVVFHIGMEINRWWRPDLWLPAFVAMPRMLRELTAEADSGMLGYAILFGARGPYVVQYWSSIDKLYDYASSPTQEHRPAWTRFNRMARKAPGAVGIWHETFLVERAESVYVSTKPMGLPKATELVPVTQRHDRARDRYAEGRTAGTAPSHAE; from the coding sequence ATGACCCGGATCATGCAGGGGCGGATGACGCATCGCCACGAGGGCGAGCTCGTCGTGTTCCACATCGGCATGGAGATCAACAGGTGGTGGCGGCCGGATCTCTGGCTGCCGGCGTTCGTGGCGATGCCGCGGATGCTGCGCGAGCTCACTGCCGAGGCCGACTCCGGCATGCTCGGCTACGCCATCCTGTTCGGTGCCCGCGGGCCGTACGTCGTGCAGTACTGGTCGTCGATCGACAAACTGTACGACTACGCCTCCTCCCCCACTCAGGAGCATCGGCCGGCCTGGACGCGCTTCAACCGGATGGCGCGGAAGGCCCCGGGCGCCGTCGGGATCTGGCACGAGACGTTCCTCGTCGAGCGCGCCGAGAGCGTGTACGTCTCGACGAAGCCGATGGGGCTTCCGAAGGCGACCGAGCTCGTGCCGGTGACCCAGCGCCACGACCGGGCGCGGGACCGCTACGCCGAAGGGCGCACCGCTGGGACGGCGCCGTCCCACGCGGAGTGA
- a CDS encoding class I SAM-dependent methyltransferase: protein MPGPMHFDEQAGEYERARPPYPDALWARVRELGALRPGRRAVDLGAGTGQATGPLLAAGMDMVAVEPGPRLAARLRERYPAARVQPVAAEDAELDDAVFDLAVAATSLHWMDLDVVLPKVRRALTPDGWFLVWRNVFGDPDAAVTPFRERVDAIVARRGGASRRALEDTGTTAERLVAGGLFTLASADTFRWSLDLDEEVVRRLFRTFSDWTPAEADEAAAAVRELGGVVTERYTSWLIALR from the coding sequence ATGCCGGGGCCGATGCACTTCGACGAGCAGGCGGGCGAGTACGAGCGCGCCAGACCGCCCTACCCCGATGCGCTGTGGGCGCGCGTGCGCGAGCTCGGCGCGCTGCGCCCGGGTCGCCGCGCGGTCGACCTGGGTGCCGGGACGGGCCAGGCGACGGGTCCGCTGCTGGCGGCGGGCATGGACATGGTCGCCGTCGAACCGGGCCCGCGGCTGGCTGCACGCCTGCGCGAGCGATACCCCGCCGCACGCGTGCAGCCGGTCGCGGCCGAAGACGCCGAGCTCGACGACGCGGTCTTCGATCTCGCGGTGGCCGCGACATCTCTGCATTGGATGGACCTCGACGTCGTGCTGCCCAAGGTGCGCCGCGCCCTCACCCCGGACGGCTGGTTCCTCGTATGGCGCAACGTGTTCGGCGACCCGGATGCGGCGGTCACGCCATTCCGGGAACGGGTGGACGCGATCGTGGCACGACGCGGCGGCGCGTCGCGGCGGGCGCTGGAGGACACCGGCACGACGGCCGAGCGTCTGGTCGCCGGCGGGCTGTTCACCCTCGCGAGCGCCGACACGTTCCGCTGGTCGCTCGACCTCGACGAGGAGGTGGTGCGGCGGCTGTTCCGCACGTTCAGCGACTGGACGCCCGCGGAGGCGGATGAGGCCGCCGCCGCCGTGCGGGAGCTCGGAGGCGTCGTGACCGAGCGCTACACGTCGTGGCTCATCGCCCTGCGCTGA
- a CDS encoding PAS domain-containing sensor histidine kinase, with the protein MALLSGGARRARDEESTRDRTVLLNQFLLSGVTLVVTVVALLLGEVVRPSSHIIGVALIYLGAVAAVLVPWTRLPHWAAGILPIVDIVAIACLRESAPTAGLGLLWMFPAMWIASVYGFIGVIGATGAITAMLVLLTALDPAARLSASLFLLPILVAALGVLVAIYTRRSHVQRELLEKQSAYLAQSVDRARRQEAVVTEVLDAVDFGVTRITRSGDLVLTNEAHARLQGSSTWSGEEIPAFAADGTTRLDRDEAPLARARRGETFENELVWYGMPGEGRRALIVTARRLTDIDGTPAGAIVISRDVTNEEQALRAREDLVASVSHELRTPLTSIVGYLELALDAPDLSPQTRRDLEVAERNAGRLLELVADILVISASSRQGVRLLVHPERVDLSLILAAAIESIEPRAAERHITIDASDVHPASATVDPHRIRQVVDNLLSNAVKYNHDGGVVRAGLRSDGTHVWITVVDDGPGISVDEQPHLFERFFRSDSVRNSTTHGSGLGLAISRDIVHAHNGEIFVNTRPGAGAAFTVRLPITFQEETR; encoded by the coding sequence ATGGCCTTGCTGTCCGGCGGTGCGCGGCGGGCGCGCGACGAGGAGAGCACGCGCGACCGAACGGTGCTGCTCAATCAGTTCCTGCTGAGCGGGGTCACGCTCGTGGTCACAGTCGTGGCGCTGCTGCTGGGAGAGGTCGTCCGGCCCTCCAGCCACATCATCGGCGTCGCCCTCATCTACCTGGGCGCGGTGGCGGCCGTCCTGGTCCCGTGGACGCGCCTGCCCCACTGGGCCGCGGGGATCCTGCCGATCGTCGACATCGTCGCGATCGCCTGCCTCCGCGAATCCGCTCCGACAGCGGGGCTCGGACTGCTGTGGATGTTCCCCGCCATGTGGATCGCCTCCGTGTACGGCTTCATCGGGGTGATCGGCGCGACCGGCGCGATCACGGCGATGCTGGTCCTCCTGACAGCGCTGGACCCCGCCGCCCGCCTCAGCGCGTCGCTGTTCCTGCTCCCGATCCTGGTCGCCGCCCTCGGGGTCCTGGTGGCCATCTACACGCGCCGTTCGCACGTGCAGCGCGAGCTGCTGGAGAAGCAGTCGGCCTACCTCGCGCAGTCCGTCGACCGCGCGCGCCGGCAGGAGGCCGTGGTGACGGAGGTGCTGGATGCGGTGGACTTCGGCGTCACCCGCATCACCCGCTCCGGCGACCTGGTCCTCACCAACGAGGCGCATGCGCGTCTGCAGGGCAGCTCGACGTGGAGCGGCGAGGAGATCCCGGCGTTCGCAGCCGACGGCACCACGCGCCTGGACCGAGACGAGGCGCCCCTCGCCCGCGCGCGCCGTGGCGAGACGTTCGAGAACGAGCTCGTCTGGTACGGCATGCCGGGGGAGGGTCGTCGCGCGCTCATCGTGACCGCGCGGCGGCTCACCGACATCGACGGCACCCCGGCCGGCGCGATCGTGATCTCGCGCGACGTCACCAACGAGGAGCAGGCCCTGCGCGCCCGCGAAGACCTCGTCGCCTCCGTCTCCCACGAACTGCGCACGCCGCTGACCTCGATCGTGGGGTACCTCGAACTGGCGCTGGACGCGCCCGACCTGTCACCGCAGACCCGTCGCGACCTCGAAGTGGCCGAGCGCAACGCCGGCCGCCTGCTCGAACTGGTCGCCGACATCCTGGTCATCTCCGCATCGTCCCGCCAGGGCGTGCGGCTCCTGGTGCACCCCGAGCGGGTCGACCTCTCGCTCATCCTGGCCGCGGCGATCGAATCGATCGAGCCCCGCGCGGCCGAGCGGCACATCACGATCGACGCGTCCGACGTGCATCCCGCCTCCGCGACGGTGGATCCCCACCGCATCCGCCAGGTCGTGGACAACCTGCTCTCCAACGCGGTCAAGTACAACCACGACGGAGGCGTCGTGCGTGCAGGTCTCCGCAGCGACGGCACCCACGTGTGGATCACCGTGGTCGATGACGGCCCCGGCATCTCCGTCGACGAACAGCCGCACCTGTTCGAGCGCTTCTTCCGCTCCGATTCCGTGCGCAACTCCACGACGCACGGGTCCGGGCTCGGGCTCGCGATCAGCCGCGACATCGTTCACGCGCACAACGGCGAGATCTTCGTGAACACGCGGCCGGGCGCGGGCGCGGCGTTCACCGTGCGACTGCCGATCACCTTCCAGGAGGAGACCCGATGA
- the zapE gene encoding cell division protein ZapE produces the protein MGLGIHRRTTNEPNNIARASSGPFRAALGDSGITFDNAQIAAIDALSTPVRHGYYLWGDVGRGKSLISETYFAAIPTDRKRRFHFHDFFRDLQAQITREREPLERSLRRLLGNARAVFFDEFHVHDVADGVYLSATLKSVLDDGILVLATSNYAPEDLMPNPLYHERFRPAIDIIRTELEVVHLGEGQDYRLKHAAATRGFGTGTWRTQTPVANDTPAIELNAAGHIISARGVEGDTAVFTFSDLCAQPLGVAQYLWLAQQFRAITLISVPDLASVDRDPLARFANLIDVLYDRDIPLHVSAAGERSRILEASEPPRDAKRIASRLSTLTLAQAGPLVRNVSGNCT, from the coding sequence ATGGGACTGGGCATCCACCGACGCACCACGAACGAACCAAACAACATCGCACGCGCGAGCAGCGGCCCCTTTCGTGCCGCTCTCGGTGACTCAGGGATCACGTTCGATAACGCGCAGATCGCCGCCATCGACGCGCTCAGCACGCCAGTGCGCCACGGCTACTACCTGTGGGGTGACGTGGGGCGGGGCAAGAGCCTGATCAGCGAGACCTACTTCGCCGCCATTCCCACAGACCGTAAGCGCCGCTTTCACTTCCACGACTTCTTCCGTGACCTCCAGGCCCAGATCACCCGCGAGCGTGAGCCTCTCGAGAGATCGCTGCGGCGACTGCTTGGGAACGCGCGTGCAGTGTTCTTCGACGAGTTCCACGTTCACGACGTCGCAGACGGCGTCTACCTGTCTGCCACTCTCAAGAGTGTGCTCGATGACGGCATACTCGTCCTCGCGACATCGAACTACGCGCCCGAGGATCTCATGCCCAACCCGCTCTACCACGAGCGCTTCCGGCCCGCGATCGACATCATTCGCACGGAGCTCGAGGTCGTACACCTCGGCGAAGGCCAGGACTATCGCCTGAAACACGCGGCGGCGACTCGAGGCTTCGGCACAGGGACGTGGCGCACACAGACACCTGTTGCGAACGACACCCCTGCCATCGAGCTCAACGCTGCCGGCCACATCATCAGCGCACGCGGCGTTGAGGGCGACACCGCCGTCTTCACTTTCAGCGACCTCTGCGCGCAACCCCTCGGAGTCGCCCAATACCTCTGGCTGGCACAGCAATTTCGCGCAATCACGCTGATATCCGTACCCGATCTGGCGAGTGTCGACAGGGACCCACTCGCCCGATTCGCCAACCTCATCGACGTCCTCTACGACCGAGACATCCCACTGCACGTCTCCGCGGCTGGCGAACGGAGCCGCATTTTGGAAGCGTCCGAACCGCCACGAGACGCGAAACGAATCGCCAGCAGACTCTCAACCCTCACACTCGCTCAGGCGGGTCCTCTCGTTCGCAACGTCTCGGGGAACTGCACCTAG
- a CDS encoding MerR family transcriptional regulator, with product MRISELSAAAGVPVPTIKYYLREKLLPEGNRTSATQASYDDAHLQRLRVIRALIESGVSIAETRKVIAALDAPPPTPYELLGVAHAAVAPGAEDGIDTAEAEKLFAQLGGEADQCDPAQLAGLAQALRNVERSGFQIPPDVLTAYVAAARQIAEAEIAGIPTDSLESVVRYVVLGTVLPEQVLLALRRVAEQIVSAERYGRDAG from the coding sequence ATGCGAATCTCGGAACTGTCCGCGGCGGCCGGCGTGCCGGTGCCCACGATCAAGTACTACCTGCGCGAGAAGCTGCTGCCCGAGGGCAATCGCACGTCGGCGACGCAGGCGAGCTACGACGACGCGCACCTCCAGCGGCTCCGCGTCATCAGGGCGCTCATCGAGTCGGGCGTCAGCATCGCCGAGACGCGCAAGGTGATCGCCGCGCTGGATGCTCCGCCGCCGACTCCGTACGAGCTCCTCGGGGTGGCGCACGCCGCCGTCGCGCCCGGCGCGGAGGACGGCATCGACACCGCCGAGGCGGAGAAGCTGTTCGCACAGCTGGGCGGCGAGGCGGATCAGTGCGATCCGGCGCAGCTTGCCGGGCTGGCTCAGGCGCTGCGCAACGTCGAGCGGTCGGGATTCCAGATCCCGCCCGACGTGCTCACTGCGTACGTCGCAGCGGCCCGTCAGATCGCCGAGGCCGAGATCGCCGGCATCCCGACCGACTCGCTGGAGTCGGTCGTGCGCTACGTCGTGCTCGGGACGGTGCTGCCGGAGCAAGTGCTGCTCGCGCTGCGGCGCGTGGCCGAGCAGATCGTGTCGGCCGAGCGGTACGGTCGCGACGCCGGCTGA
- a CDS encoding TetR/AcrR family transcriptional regulator: MARNDERRAALADAGIRVLAGEGARGLTHRAVDAAAGTPRGTASNYFPTRDDLVSALVDRIGERLTPDPDVVASRAARSPDRELFADYLRDVVRRLSADPHVSLALFELRLEAARRPAVATALGAWRQRAFQEDLAFNDASGLPGGRTEIALFHYAIDGLMLDHLTAPIDTGLSVDAVIDEFVDRLLQ, from the coding sequence ATGGCTCGCAACGACGAACGACGCGCCGCCCTCGCCGACGCCGGGATCCGCGTGTTGGCCGGAGAAGGAGCCCGCGGTCTCACCCACCGAGCGGTCGACGCAGCGGCAGGCACGCCACGCGGCACGGCTTCGAACTACTTCCCGACTCGCGACGATCTCGTCTCCGCACTCGTCGACCGCATCGGAGAGCGACTCACGCCCGATCCCGACGTGGTTGCTTCGCGTGCCGCTCGGTCTCCCGACCGGGAGCTCTTCGCCGACTACCTGCGCGACGTCGTGCGGCGACTCAGCGCCGACCCGCATGTGTCCCTCGCCCTCTTCGAGCTGCGGCTGGAAGCCGCACGACGTCCTGCGGTCGCCACGGCGCTCGGGGCGTGGCGACAGCGTGCATTCCAGGAGGACCTGGCATTCAACGACGCCTCGGGCCTGCCAGGGGGGCGAACGGAGATCGCCCTGTTCCACTACGCGATCGACGGGCTGATGCTCGACCACCTCACCGCGCCGATCGACACCGGACTGTCCGTCGACGCGGTCATAGACGAGTTCGTCGACCGCCTACTTCAGTGA
- a CDS encoding MFS transporter, which translates to MSGFSGHLPGSREYRRLLAGLFFAGIATFAQLYSPQAVLPMIAADLGVAPATAALSVSACTLGLAAAVIPWSMVADRVGRVPAMAIGILAATVLGVAAPFAGDIGLFLVVRLLEGAALGAVPAVALAYLSEEVDAGHAAAAAGSYVAGTTVGGLAGRLVSGPVADLVEWRAGLWAVAGLCAASAVLFLWLVPRARGFVLHRHLPERGPRIAARLAVNLRSPVQLVLYAQAFLLMGGFVGIYNYLGFHLTAPPFALPAWIVTLLFLAYLAGTLTSPWAGSLAARHGRLPVLLASVGCSILGLVLMFVPVVPALLVGLVVFTAGFFGAHAIASGWAPTAARPDTRAQASSLYYLAYYGGSSVFGWALGWLFADVGWEVFVAAIIAMCAVAGALAALALRRPAPTPAPVPGASPTG; encoded by the coding sequence GTGAGCGGCTTCAGCGGACACCTGCCCGGAAGCCGCGAATACCGTCGCCTGCTCGCGGGACTCTTCTTCGCCGGCATCGCCACCTTCGCGCAGCTGTACTCGCCGCAGGCGGTGCTCCCCATGATCGCCGCAGATCTGGGCGTCGCGCCGGCCACGGCGGCGCTGTCGGTCTCGGCCTGCACGCTGGGGCTCGCGGCGGCCGTGATCCCGTGGTCGATGGTGGCCGACCGCGTGGGACGGGTCCCCGCGATGGCGATCGGCATCCTCGCCGCCACCGTCCTGGGAGTGGCAGCGCCCTTCGCCGGCGACATCGGGCTGTTCCTCGTCGTGCGACTGCTCGAGGGGGCCGCCCTCGGTGCCGTCCCGGCGGTCGCGCTGGCCTACCTCAGCGAGGAAGTGGATGCCGGGCATGCGGCGGCCGCGGCGGGCAGCTACGTCGCCGGAACGACCGTCGGCGGCCTCGCCGGACGGCTCGTGTCGGGACCGGTCGCCGATCTCGTCGAATGGCGTGCGGGGCTGTGGGCCGTCGCGGGGCTGTGCGCGGCATCCGCCGTGCTGTTCCTGTGGCTGGTGCCGAGGGCGCGCGGGTTCGTCCTCCACCGTCACCTGCCCGAACGTGGACCGCGCATCGCCGCGCGGCTCGCGGTCAACCTGCGTTCGCCCGTGCAGCTCGTGCTGTACGCGCAGGCGTTCCTGCTGATGGGCGGGTTCGTCGGCATCTACAACTACCTCGGCTTCCACCTCACCGCCCCGCCGTTCGCGCTGCCGGCGTGGATCGTCACGCTCCTGTTCCTCGCGTACCTCGCCGGCACGCTCACCTCGCCGTGGGCGGGCTCTCTCGCCGCCCGCCACGGCCGGCTGCCCGTGCTGCTGGCGTCGGTGGGATGCAGCATCCTCGGACTCGTGCTGATGTTCGTACCCGTCGTCCCGGCACTGCTGGTCGGACTCGTCGTCTTCACGGCGGGGTTCTTCGGCGCCCACGCGATCGCCTCGGGTTGGGCGCCGACGGCCGCGCGGCCCGACACACGGGCGCAGGCGTCGTCGCTGTACTACCTGGCCTACTACGGCGGATCCAGCGTCTTCGGCTGGGCTCTCGGATGGCTCTTCGCCGACGTCGGGTGGGAGGTGTTCGTCGCCGCGATCATCGCAATGTGCGCCGTGGCCGGCGCCCTGGCCGCGCTCGCCCTCCGCCGCCCCGCCCCCACCCCCGCCCCCGTTCCCGGCGCGTCGCCGACGGGATGA
- a CDS encoding HNH endonuclease signature motif containing protein, which produces MERAQITEQHAEILVDALDTLEPHLRDRLLPEVIELAKTQPVGSFRRRLQILVETARSATSAERHEAALGLRRVVVEPAGDAMAWLHALVPAVEAHAIFGRLTAMATAITAADEESRTRDQVRSDVLCDLLIDGDTAAHPAEARGIRASVVVTVPALTLLAHGDAARDAAGLAPAVVEGVGPIPLHRAKELCGGSDGWMRILTHPETGMVLSVGRVKYRAPDALRKLVRWRADRCMGPGCAMPATRCDIDHTIAFHDGGDTSLHNHAPLCRGHHRVKHHGRWNVRQLPEAGGALEWTSPTGRGYVVQPERPMPVFRPSHAGDAPF; this is translated from the coding sequence TTGGAGCGCGCACAGATCACCGAGCAGCACGCCGAGATCCTCGTCGACGCGCTCGACACCCTCGAACCGCACCTGCGTGACCGGCTCCTGCCCGAGGTGATCGAGCTGGCGAAGACCCAGCCGGTGGGCTCCTTCCGGCGCAGGCTCCAGATCCTCGTGGAGACGGCCCGCTCGGCGACGTCGGCGGAACGGCACGAGGCGGCCCTCGGCCTGCGCCGCGTCGTCGTGGAGCCGGCCGGCGACGCGATGGCATGGCTGCACGCGCTCGTGCCCGCCGTCGAGGCGCATGCGATCTTCGGACGGCTCACCGCGATGGCCACGGCGATCACCGCCGCCGACGAGGAGTCCCGGACGCGGGACCAGGTGCGTTCCGATGTGCTGTGCGATCTGCTGATCGACGGCGACACGGCAGCGCATCCCGCCGAGGCCCGCGGCATCCGGGCGAGCGTCGTCGTCACCGTTCCCGCCTTGACCCTGCTCGCGCACGGCGACGCCGCGCGGGATGCGGCCGGACTTGCTCCCGCCGTCGTGGAGGGTGTGGGCCCCATCCCGCTCCACCGCGCGAAGGAGCTGTGCGGTGGCTCCGACGGGTGGATGCGGATCCTCACCCATCCCGAGACGGGAATGGTCCTCTCCGTGGGCCGGGTGAAGTACCGCGCACCGGATGCGCTCCGGAAGCTGGTGAGATGGCGGGCGGATCGATGTATGGGGCCAGGGTGCGCGATGCCGGCGACCCGGTGCGACATCGACCACACGATCGCGTTCCACGACGGCGGCGACACGTCGCTGCACAACCACGCACCGCTGTGCCGCGGCCACCACCGTGTGAAACACCACGGGCGATGGAACGTGCGGCAGCTTCCCGAGGCGGGAGGCGCTCTGGAATGGACTTCGCCCACCGGCCGAGGATACGTCGTGCAGCCCGAGCGACCGATGCCCGTCTTCCGCCCGTCGCACGCCGGCGACGCCCCCTTCTAG
- a CDS encoding GIY-YIG nuclease family protein: protein MGCLVDGCGEAVAPETPLPLCERHLAVAAEWDQRAHGVTDVLPSPCLVCRSRLGVRWPGGWLCAVCEWRYGDVPDDDLPPPRVDVVYYLRYADRVKIGTTANPRQRLAAIRHDDLLAFERGDRTVERRRHGEFAADRFEGTEWFRLSEPLAAHIAVLGAGVGDPWMLWTRWCSEALARRG, encoded by the coding sequence GTGGGATGCCTGGTGGACGGATGCGGGGAGGCGGTGGCGCCCGAGACCCCGCTGCCGCTGTGCGAGCGGCACCTCGCCGTCGCCGCTGAATGGGACCAGCGCGCCCATGGCGTGACCGACGTGCTGCCCTCGCCGTGCCTGGTGTGCCGGTCGCGCCTGGGCGTGCGGTGGCCGGGCGGCTGGCTGTGCGCCGTATGCGAGTGGCGCTATGGCGACGTCCCGGACGACGACCTGCCGCCGCCCCGCGTGGACGTCGTGTACTACCTCAGGTACGCCGACCGCGTGAAGATCGGCACGACCGCGAACCCCCGTCAGCGCCTCGCCGCCATCCGGCACGACGACCTCCTCGCCTTCGAACGCGGCGACCGCACGGTCGAACGGCGCCGCCACGGCGAGTTCGCCGCCGACCGCTTCGAGGGCACCGAATGGTTCCGCCTCTCGGAGCCTCTCGCCGCCCACATCGCGGTGCTGGGCGCCGGGGTCGGCGACCCGTGGATGCTGTGGACCCGCTGGTGCAGTGAGGCCCTCGCGCGGCGGGGCTGA
- a CDS encoding dihydrofolate reductase family protein, giving the protein MRNLVYYVAVSVDGYIADPTGGFDAFLVEGDHASVVFGEYADALPAHAHAALGIEPPKTRFDTVIMGWNTLTPALDIGVASPYPHLRQVVASRRPRDVDPAIVLTDDPLATVRTMKREDGLDLWLCGGGELAGALLPEIDRLVLKRNPVAFGSGIPLFGSAPYEPRAFALTRTRSFESGVVIEEYASPGRA; this is encoded by the coding sequence ATGCGAAACCTCGTCTACTACGTCGCCGTCAGTGTCGACGGATACATCGCCGACCCGACGGGCGGGTTCGATGCGTTCCTCGTCGAAGGCGATCACGCGTCGGTGGTGTTCGGCGAGTACGCGGATGCGCTGCCGGCGCATGCGCACGCCGCGCTGGGGATCGAGCCGCCGAAGACACGTTTCGACACGGTGATCATGGGGTGGAACACTCTCACCCCCGCGCTGGATATCGGTGTCGCCAGTCCCTACCCGCACCTGCGTCAGGTCGTCGCAAGTCGCCGCCCACGCGACGTCGACCCGGCGATCGTCCTCACCGACGACCCGCTCGCCACGGTCCGCACCATGAAGCGGGAGGACGGTCTGGACCTGTGGCTGTGCGGTGGCGGCGAGCTCGCCGGCGCGCTTCTGCCGGAGATCGACCGACTCGTCCTCAAACGCAACCCCGTCGCCTTCGGCTCCGGCATCCCCCTGTTCGGCAGCGCCCCCTACGAGCCGCGCGCGTTCGCCCTGACCCGCACCCGCTCCTTCGAGTCGGGTGTCGTGATCGAGGAGTACGCCTCCCCTGGCAGAGCGTGA
- a CDS encoding TetR/AcrR family transcriptional regulator, producing MARPGDRRPLITDHAIAVLAKGGARALSHQAVDRAAGLATGSTSYYFRTRHDLVVATIGRIREHSRAAFDESPVSVTITPRTAAALMADQLLLLAGPRRDDALAVFSLVAEVEGDPELRAQLAGCLFSRELAAKLLVALGGSDADGAALDLIDFLTGILFGLLFGQRRTEDADGTRIADALQRFLMINVDAAGS from the coding sequence ATGGCCAGACCCGGAGACCGACGTCCGTTGATCACCGATCATGCGATCGCTGTGCTCGCCAAGGGGGGTGCGCGCGCACTTTCCCACCAGGCCGTCGACAGGGCGGCCGGCCTCGCGACGGGGTCCACGTCGTACTACTTCCGCACCCGTCACGACCTCGTCGTTGCGACGATCGGTCGCATAAGGGAGCACTCGCGCGCGGCTTTCGACGAGTCACCTGTATCCGTGACGATCACTCCGCGGACGGCTGCGGCTCTCATGGCGGACCAACTTCTCTTACTCGCAGGCCCTCGCCGCGATGACGCCCTCGCGGTGTTCTCGCTGGTGGCGGAGGTCGAAGGCGATCCCGAGTTGCGCGCGCAGTTGGCGGGTTGCCTGTTCTCCCGAGAGCTGGCCGCAAAGCTGCTCGTCGCGCTGGGCGGAAGCGACGCCGACGGAGCTGCATTAGATCTGATCGACTTCCTCACCGGCATTCTCTTCGGGTTGCTTTTTGGGCAACGCCGAACGGAGGATGCCGACGGGACGCGGATTGCGGACGCATTGCAGCGGTTTCTCATGATCAACGTCGACGCTGCGGGTAGCTGA
- a CDS encoding HNH endonuclease signature motif containing protein has product MATERIDPPETPSVGVGALWDDDPRMAHPLDPIDLVTEVSSMMSVFAAQRFERVDAMHQEALTELTTFRGASLEMIERSLRLELAAALQITERAADRMLITAEGLVDRYPAMLASLQGARTTERHAEVFVELVDTVEPELREPVVPLAVELAEAHPLGTFHRLLRKLVETVRAASLEERHRDAVAARRVVIETSEDGMAWLLVHMPAVEAQAVHNRITAIAKVLGAEDDDERTLDQLRADVVGDLLVDGVVAAHPGAAQGIRATVAVTVPALALLSDELAQKCEPALVEGVGPIPIERARELCGSADGWMRILTHPENGMVLSVGRKKYQPPKALQRLVRWRAGRCMAPGCGLPASRCQIDHQTAWEDGGRTELTNLAPLCQGHHTVKHHGGWVVRQREGSSGAIEWTSPLGRRYVVEPERRVPVFRAA; this is encoded by the coding sequence ATGGCCACAGAGCGAATCGACCCGCCGGAGACTCCCTCCGTCGGTGTCGGCGCGCTCTGGGATGACGACCCCCGCATGGCACACCCGCTCGATCCGATCGATCTGGTGACCGAGGTGTCGAGCATGATGTCCGTGTTCGCCGCGCAGCGCTTCGAGCGCGTCGACGCCATGCATCAGGAAGCTCTGACAGAGCTCACGACGTTCCGCGGGGCCAGCCTCGAGATGATCGAGCGATCGTTGCGCCTGGAACTGGCCGCGGCACTCCAGATCACCGAGCGCGCCGCCGACCGGATGCTGATCACGGCTGAGGGCCTCGTCGACCGGTACCCCGCGATGCTCGCGTCGCTGCAGGGAGCCCGGACGACGGAGCGCCACGCGGAGGTGTTCGTCGAGCTCGTCGACACCGTCGAGCCGGAGTTGCGCGAACCCGTCGTCCCCCTCGCGGTCGAGTTGGCGGAGGCGCATCCGCTCGGCACTTTTCACCGTCTGCTGCGCAAACTCGTCGAAACGGTCCGCGCGGCATCCCTGGAAGAGCGCCATCGGGACGCGGTGGCGGCGCGCCGGGTCGTCATCGAGACGAGCGAAGACGGCATGGCGTGGCTGCTCGTGCATATGCCGGCCGTCGAGGCGCAGGCCGTGCACAACCGCATCACCGCCATCGCCAAGGTGCTCGGCGCGGAGGATGATGACGAGCGAACGCTCGACCAGCTCCGCGCCGATGTCGTGGGTGATCTGCTGGTCGACGGTGTCGTGGCGGCTCACCCCGGAGCCGCCCAGGGAATCCGGGCGACCGTCGCGGTGACGGTTCCGGCGCTGGCGCTTCTCAGCGACGAGTTGGCGCAGAAGTGCGAGCCGGCCCTCGTCGAGGGTGTGGGTCCCATCCCCATCGAGCGGGCGCGGGAGCTGTGCGGTTCGGCCGACGGCTGGATGCGTATCCTCACCCACCCTGAGAACGGAATGGTCCTTTCGGTCGGGCGCAAGAAGTACCAGCCCCCGAAGGCCCTCCAGCGACTGGTCCGCTGGCGTGCGGGCCGATGTATGGCTCCCGGATGCGGCCTTCCCGCTTCCCGATGTCAGATCGACCATCAGACGGCGTGGGAGGACGGCGGGCGGACGGAACTGACGAACCTCGCTCCGCTGTGCCAGGGACATCACACCGTGAAACATCACGGCGGCTGGGTGGTGCGGCAGCGGGAGGGGAGCAGCGGGGCGATCGAGTGGACGTCCCCTCTGGGTCGGCGTTACGTCGTCGAACCCGAACGCCGGGTGCCGGTCTTCCGCGCCGCATGA